Genomic DNA from Deltaproteobacteria bacterium:
AAAGTTTTACCCTGGCAACAAATCGGGAATCGTAAGAATGATTTCCAACGTTCGGCATAGAGATCCTGTTCCGGTTTTATTGCTCTGTCAGCAAGAGTCTCTTTAGATCCGAATGATGCAGGTATGTCCCCCATTAAATCCAACAATCCTTTGCATTCATGCCGGTCAAAAGGTCGTTCCCAATACCGAAACTGTTCATTTAATTCCAGCAAATCATCCAAGGTCGGCATATCAAGTGATGTATCTTCTGGAACTTTTGTAAAAAAGAGTTCAATGACCAGAAAACCGACCTGGAGCAGATCGCCTCCTTCGGGAATGTCGCGCCGTTCTTCCTCTGTGTATTCAAACAGGACAAGTCGTGGCTTCGACATGGATATCGGCAGTATTCTGCCTTCCCTGAAATACATGGGATAGGTCCAATCCCATTCTTTGTCTACCTGTTCCAGTTGAAACCACTTCGCCCTTTTGAAAAGAACTTTCCCTGTTTCAGGGGTAAAGTATTTCTCACGCCAATAACGATCCTCATGAATTTCTTTCCACTGGTAATCGGTATCGGAAGTACCTTTTCGAACATTCAGTCGTTGCAAGCTGTAGGCAAAGGGAAGAACAAACCGGGTAAAAGATGCAGGTTTTTCGTGTTGCGGTTTGCCATATTCAAGTTTAAGCATTCTCCACCTCCCCTGCTTGTCACAATAAATCAGTAAGCCGCTTTGTATTTCACCAACGTGAAATAGAAAGCGGCTTTTTCGATACTCCCCCTCTTGGCAGACATAAGGCAGTAAGATAAGAGCATGGCTTTCTGAATTTCCCGCAGTCAGGACCACCAAGGCTGGTTTGATCCCTGTTTGCAACATCATAAACAAATATATTGACGTATGACAAGAAAAACTTACCTCTTATGCATAAAGGGACGAAGGCGAAAGGGTCTATTCCCACAATGCGGATTTTGGGAGGTCGTCCTATACCAGCCACCTGAATGGCTGATTACAACTTCATCACGATACAGTTGCCGCTGGCGGCATCCTTCCCTAACCGGCTTCGCAGGTGGTAAGCATCACTTTCTCTCCTTCCGCCGCACATGCTGTCTCCCTTCCAGGCTCCCGGCACATCGAAATCCAGTTACCTCGTTCCGATCGTCCGGCTCATCTCCGATGCGGTCCCATGCACTGAAGAATCCCGGTTCAAACAGCCATGATCTTCCCCTGATCACACGTTTCGTCCCTCTGAGCGCCCCCCTGGGGTTATCCTTCGGGCTCCGTCCGTAATAGCCCGCGTCATACCAGTCCACACACCACTCGAAGAGATTGCCCACCATACCGTAGAGGCCGAGACTGTTCGGCGGGAAGCTACCGACCGGGGATGTCGATCGGTTGTCCCACTGTGAACCGCAACCATTGCACTCGGGATCGCCCAGGAAAAGGGTGTCTCCCCGCGGTTTTTTCCGATTGCGCATATTCCTTCCGCCCCTTGCCGCATATTCCCATTCCGCTTCCGTGGGAAGGCGTTTGCCCACCTTTGTACAGTAGGCTTGGGCATTGAACCAGGTCACGTTTTCGATCGGATGCCGCATCCCTTTGAAGTGCGAAGGGTTCCTGCCCATCACACGCTGATAGGCCGCCTGCGTCACAGGGTACCTGTCGATATAGAAGTCATCCAGGCAGATCTCGTGGGCCGGTTTTGAATCATCATCACAATCGCTCGGCCAGGTTCCGCATCCCATCCTGTAACAGCCGCCTCTCACCAGGACCATCCCCCGGGGCGCCGTTTCCCGTTTCGTCCCATCTTTTGACAGCTTGCGCGCGGAGACGGCGCTGCCTTGTGGAGCGATATGGCCGCTCGCCCGATTCCGGTCGGCGGCGGATAAAGATGCTCGTCCCGCCGGAATGACCAGGAACAGACAGAGAACGATCATGATCTTCCTCCGGAGCAAAATGCCCCGTTCCCGCCGCTCCGTTCCACGATCTTTTTCACGGGCTTCCTGCGGATTACGTATTTGCATCGCCGTTCCCTCCTTTCTTATTCATAAAGACGTCCATGAAGTTGATTTTGTTGCACTATGGCCGGGGGTAGAGTGCATGCCGCCGGCCCCTTGAACATTACGAAAATTCTGAGAATCCGGAAACATGCCGGAGGTGTCATTATGATACAATTCACAAACTAACTCCGGCGATCGGTATGTTCGATCATAACGGGACTTTCTCGAAATCCTGGAGAACCGCCACGGCATGCGATCGACCCTCCTGACCAGCCGGGTCCCGGCGGAACAGTGGCATGAACGGATGAAAAACCCACCCTTGGCCAATGCCATCCTGGGCCGTCTCATTCATAACGCCTACCAATCCGACTTGGAAGGAGAACTGACGCGGAAGAAAAAAAGGATTGACTTGCCCCATGGAAAAGAGGTAGCCCTATCGGAGAGGCGTCGCGGGGCGAAGACGGGTGATCAAAGAACACCGGAATCGGTGTGCAAACCCGATCGGGATGAGTGTCCAACAAATTTCAGGATGGGTGTTCAACGTCATCAGGATACGCATGATACTTGTTGAATTGCGGATCCTAGGGCATGTTGGTGTTCATTGCGGCTTCCTTTTCGTAATAGATGTAAGCGGCATATTCCTCTTGCTCTGCCACATTCTTTTTATTACGAATAGTAATGATATTGCAAGATGTTAATCATGCAGGAAAGTATTTGCTGGGAGTTGCCTGCCGCGTAGCGGGTTCGTCCAACACG
This window encodes:
- a CDS encoding formylglycine-generating enzyme family protein, coding for MQIRNPQEAREKDRGTERRERGILLRRKIMIVLCLFLVIPAGRASLSAADRNRASGHIAPQGSAVSARKLSKDGTKRETAPRGMVLVRGGCYRMGCGTWPSDCDDDSKPAHEICLDDFYIDRYPVTQAAYQRVMGRNPSHFKGMRHPIENVTWFNAQAYCTKVGKRLPTEAEWEYAARGGRNMRNRKKPRGDTLFLGDPECNGCGSQWDNRSTSPVGSFPPNSLGLYGMVGNLFEWCVDWYDAGYYGRSPKDNPRGALRGTKRVIRGRSWLFEPGFFSAWDRIGDEPDDRNEVTGFRCAGSLEGRQHVRRKERK
- a CDS encoding ATP-binding protein, yielding MRSTLLTSRVPAEQWHERMKNPPLANAILGRLIHNAYQSDLEGELTRKKKRIDLPHGKEVALSERRRGAKTGDQRTPESVCKPDRDECPTNFRMGVQRHQDTHDTC